The region AGCTGGGGCTGAAGATTATCGATTTCCTGACAAAAAATGGCATTGAAGTGGTTGTTCCCGAAAGTCAGAACTGCTGCGGCGCCGCCATATATTTCAGCGGCGACTTCGAGACAGGTCGAATGCTGGCGGAAAAAAACATCGCAGCATTTAAAGATGTCGATTATGTCGTAACGGGCTGTGCCACATGCAGTTCCACCCTGAAAGATTATCAGAAGTACCTTCCGGACACTGAAGACCAGAAAAAAAGATATGAGGCATTTGAAAAGAAGGTCAAGGACAGCACCGAGTTTATTGTCGATGTTATGAAGATGCCGCTGCAAGAACTCAAGCTGAAAAAGGAATTTGCCGGCAAAACGGCCACATGGCACGACCCTTGCCATCTGGTAAGGTATCAGAACATAAAAGACCAGCCGCGGATGATCCTGAAGGCATTAAACGGCTTGAAGTATGTGGAAATGCCCAATGCCGATATGTGCTGCGGCATGGGAGGTTCCTTCAGCGTTTATCACTATGACCTCACCAAGAAGATTGCCGATAAAAAAATGGACGGCATCAAAACAACCGGCGCAGATATAGTTGTCACTGCCTGTCCCGGGTGCATGATAAATTTAATCGACAACACGCTGAGGCACAAGATGCCGCAGAAGGTGCACCATTTTCTGGAGCTTGTTGAGTAGTTTGTGGGGGCGATTCATGAATCGCACGACAGACGCGCAAAGTTTTATAATTAAAAATAATTGTGGGAGGATGAATCATGAAGAACGGACATTGGTTAACGGCAAAGGACGTGGTGCGAGTAAATGCCCTGAAGTTTCCCAACAAGATCGGCATCAAAGACTTGTACAAGGCTTATACATTCAAACAGTGGGACGAAAGATCATGCCGGCTGGCAAATGCGCTGGCCGACATGGGCATGAAGAAGGGCGACCGCTTTGCCGTTCTCGCTTACAACTGCGTGGAATGGATGGAGTTTTATGCAGCCGCGGCCAAGGGCGGATTTATGTGCGTACCGCTTATGTTCAGGCTTGCGCCCGCAGATATGGAATATATCACCAATCACTGTGAGGCAAAGGTCTTTATCGTCCAGGGCGGGAAGGATGGAGCGGACGGGAAAGAATTCCCCTGGATCAACCAGATCAATGCAATGAAAAAAAACCTCCCTACCGTCGCAAAGTATGTCTCCTTTGCCCTGGATAATGAGAAATATGACGGCTTTGTTTCCTATGAGGAGGCGCTTGCCAAAGCGAGCCCGGAAGAACCGGCAACCGTCGTAGATGCCGAGGATCCCTGGGTCATCATGTACACCGGGGGAACCACCGGCAGACCCAAGGGCGTCGTCAAGACGCATGCCAATCTTTTTGCCGAGTATTTTATCCAGATATTTGATCACCAGTTTAATTCCGATGACTGCAATCTCCTCGTCATGCCCTGCTGCCATGTAAACTCTCTCTTCTATTCGTTTGTTGCCACCTGGGTTGGCGGTACCGTCATGGCGTACAACATGGTGAGTTTTAACCCTGAGAATCTGTTGAAGACCTTCTCTGAGCACAAGGTCACCTTTACCTCGCTGGTTCCCACCCATTACATCATGATGCTGGCGCTGCCTGATGATGTGAAGAAGAAATACGATCTGACCAGCGTTAAAAAACTCCTGATCTCCTCAGCCCCGGCCAGAAGAGACACCAAGCTGGGCGTTCTCAAGATGTTCCCCAATTCAGAACTCAATGAAGCATACGGCTCTACGGAAGCGGGCATCGTAACAGTCCTCAAACCCCATGAACAGCTTACCAAGCTTGGCTCATGCGGCCGCGAAGCTATTGGTACCGACTATATCAGATTCTACGATGAAGAAGGGAATCTGATAACAAAACGCGGCCCGGACGCAGTGGGCGAACTCTACTCCAGAAGCCCGATGATTTTTGAAGAATACTGGAAAGAACCGGAAAAGACAAAAGCCGCGATGAAGGGGGAATACTTCAGCGCCGGCGATATGGGGTATCGCGACGAGGAAGGATACATCTACCTCGTTGACAGAAAAGCCAACATGATTATCTCCGGCGGCGAGAACATCTTTCCGTCTGAAGTGGAAAACTGTGTCGGCAGTCTGGAGAAGGTAAAAGATGTTGCCGTCATCGGCGTTCCTCATGAAAAATGGGGCGAACAGGTAATGGCGGTTGTGGTATTGCATGAAGGCCAGACCGCAACCCCGGAAGAAATTATCAGCCACTGCAAGGGCAAGATCGCCGGCTTCAAGGTTCCCAAAAGGGTTGTCCTGATAAAAGACGAAGAAATGCCGAGAAGCGGCGCCGGCAAGATCCTCCACCGGATACTTCGAGAACAGTTCGGAAAATGGAGCGATCATCAGTAGAAAAATATCAAAACGTCAAGGCGGGGTTAAATCCCCGCCTTTTTTCTGTCAATCATGAAACCCGCTAACTGGAGGAAATTATGGAAGGCGTAAAATTCGACTTGACCGGCAAAGCAGCTATCGTAACGGGCGGAGGAAAGGGCATTGGCCGGGCTATTGCACTGGAATTGGCCGCCTCCGGCGCCGCGGTGACCATTGCTGCCCGCCATCAGCAGGAGATCGAAGCCGTAGCTGAAGAAATCAACCAGCGGGGCGGTAAAGCCATCGCCGTTGTTACCGATCTGACCGTGAACGAACAGCTCGAAACCATGGTACAGAAAACCCTCGATACCTTCGGGCGCATCGATATTCTGGTCAACAATGCCGCCCGGAGCTTCCTGCGCGGCCTGCTGGAAATGCGTGAGGACGGGTGGGACAAGGTGTTTGATACCAATGTGAAAGCCGCCTGGTTGTTAAGCAGGCTGGTGGCCCGGACGATGGCCGAAAAAAAAAGCGGGCAGATTATCAATATTACCACCGTGGGCGCGGAAAAAGCGGAGCCGGGCATGGGCGCATACTGTTGCAGCAAAGCGGCGCTGAAGATGCTGACACGCTGCATGGCCCTTGAATGGGCTGCCTCCGGCATCCGGGTTAACGCGGTAGGTCCAACCTTGACGCGTACCGAATTCAGCAAACCAATCTGGTCCAATCCGGGACTTGCCCAAATGGTAGCTGCAAAAATTCCCATGGGACGTTTGGCCGAACCGGATGATATTGTCGGCGCCGTTCTTTTCCTGGCCTCGGGAGCTGCCAATTTTATCACTGGTCAATCAATATATGTGGATGGCGGCGCCCTGACGGTATAATGCGCCCCAATGCCCGCTCAATTGTGCGCCGCTTAAGATGTCTAAAGCCGAAAAGGACGCTTTTCCAGGTATTTGTCCTCCATTGTCCGGACCAGGTTCGCCATCGTCGCATAACATGGCGTGGGAACTCCGGTTTCTCGCCCGTATTCCACAACCTTACCTCCCAGGAAGTCAATTTCGGTGCGTGTTTTATTGGCGATATCGACGCACATGGAATCCTTGTGAACCCCCACCTTTTCCAGATAAGCCAATGCCTGGGTTAGATAGTCGGCCCCGAGGTCATATCCCTTTGCCTTGGCCACCGCCAGAACCTCCGCGAAGCAGGCATCGGCGATTTCTCTGGTAGGGGAAAACGACAGGGCCTCTTTGATCGTCTTGTCCGTGACGGCGCAAATAGAGGCCATCGTGCATTTCATGATCATCTTTTTCCAGACGTGGAGTTTTATGTCATCGACAAACTCCGTGTCCAGGCCGCCCGCCGAGAGCATTTGCGCGATTCGCAGACCTGCTTCCCGGTTTTCCGGGATCAGGGCGCCCAAGGGATTGGGACGGTTGAAAAATGCCATTTCCACCTCCCCCGGCCCCTTCAGCGAAACGCCGTAATTGAGCGACATGCGAAAGGCCGCTTTTGCCCCAAACGCTTCGGCAATCAGGTCCTCCGTGCCCAAACCGTTATGGGTGCTGACGATCTTCGTCCCCTCCTTAAAAACACCCTTCAGCTCCTTTAAAACCTGGGGGAGATGAAAGGTTTTGGTTGCAACGAAAATAAGATTCGGATTGCGATCTTTGCACTTTTCAATATTATCAAAGAAGTAACGCACCGGAACATGATACTCAAGCTCACCGGAAATCCGGATGCCATCCTTGCGAAGCTTATCGCCTAAGCCCTTTCTGGGGCTCACAAGCATCGTCTCCGGATCCGTCTTGAGCAGGGCAGCCGCCAAAACTGCCCCGGTGGCGCCAATGCCGACTACGGCGATTCTGAAGTCATCCACTAACTATACCTCCTCAATCAGTTAATCCTTGGGGAAAACTGCCAGCAATGCATTTGATAAAATGCGGACTATTTTACCTCGACCAATACGGTCAATATCCCAAGGCGAAATACCTCAGGAAGCGAGCGGAATTACATAAAAAAGCACAGCCAAAAAGTGCAGGGCGCTGCCTGCGAGGACAAAGATGTGCCAGACGGCATGGCTGTATGGAAGTCTATTCCAGCCGTAAAAAATCAGGCCCACAATATAGGCCGCACCTCCGGCGACAAGCAGTTGCAACCCAGTCGGAGACAATGCCGCCAAAAGCGGTTTTATGGCGATGAGGATAATGAGCCCCATTCCCACATAGAGGCCGACCGAAAACAACGGCCAGCGGCGCAGCAAAAATACCTGAAAAACAACCCCCAAAAGTGCAATTCCCCAGACGGCGCCGAAAAGCGACCAACCCCAGGGACCGCGCAGACTCACCAGCGTAAACGGGGTATATGTGCCGGCAATCAGAAGGAATATCGCGGAGTGATCTATTATCCTGAACAGCATTTTTGGCTTCGGGAGCGGGATGCTGTGATACAGGGTGGAGGCCGTGTAGAGAATAATCAGCGTCGCCCCGAAGATGCTGCAACTTACAACATGCCACGCATCACCGAACAGGGCCGCAAAAACGTCCATAATAACGAGCGCCCCGATCCCAAAAACTATTCCAATGCCGTGGGTAATGCTGTTGGCCACTTCCTCACGGGGGGTGTAGTGCGAGATATCTATATTCAATGCCATTTTCCTGCCGTACTTTCCTGATTTTTCCAAACTCCCGCCGTCCTCAGCCGGAATAAAATATTTTTTTGTTTTCTATCACCAGTCTGCAAAAAAAGTAAGCAGAAAATACTCTGGCGCCAGATATATGTGTGTTTCGTACAAATGCCTGATTTTACTTGAGTGACAAAAACAGCAACGCCGCGATATTTCATTTATATCGGGTAGAACAAAATTATCCCGAGTCGGGCGCTTTTTTCCACATCCGGCAGAAAGAAAATTCGTTTTCAAGGCGATCTGTCAAATCGATCTTGACTATTTCCCCTTGATAACTTACGATAAAAATATCGTTGCCGTTGCAGCAGGTTATGAACATTCAGCTTCGTCTGTATCTTTTCTCCCGCCGCCTGGCCGCTCGCCGCCGTTTGCACCTGATATCCTTCCGCTTCCAGAATGCGGCGTATTCCCTCCCTGATTACTTCCTCATCATCAACAACCAGGATGTGGACGCGGTTGTGATTTTCTCCCCCATTGCTTCCATAACGGAATCCTTAAAATTGTCAGGTGGTCAAGCAGTAGAACTGCAGAGGCAATTGCAAAACTCTCACATTCTTTCATTCCCGCAATGATTTTAAGCGGGAAAACGAAGTTTAATGTTCATAATCTGGTTCTAACTGCTTGAAAAACCGTATTCCCGATAGAAGCATTGTGAACATTAAGCTCCGCTTTCGGGAATGACAAATAGTTTTGCAATTGGCTCTGCAGCATATAATTTCCGCCGAGCAAGGAAACCGACCCTTCATATAGCAATAAATCTTATTAGTCAAATCATAAAGTTATCAAATCATCCTGCTTAAAGAAACGTCATTTTCTTATTGGGTTCCGAGAGAGCCGGACACGGGGAATTGCCGGGTTATATTTCTTGACAAAGGGCGCTGCTCCGCTTTATCGTCACGGACAGTGCTGCATCATTAAACAGAGTTTTTAAAAAGGAGGCTGCCCCATGAAACCAATTGTCATAGTCGGCGCCGTTGCCGCGGGAATGAGCGCGGCAAGCGTTATCAAACGTGAACTTCCCGATCTCGAGGTCATTGTTTTCGGCAGGGAAACCTACATCTCGTACGGGGCCTGCGGGGCGCCTTACTACATTTCCGGCCAGATCCGCAATCACGAGGACCTCATCGCCCTGGCCCCGGAAGACGCCATCTACAAGCGCGGCATAAACCTGAAGACCAACCACGAGGTGCTTTCCATAAACCGGGAGGCGCAGACGGTCGCAGTAAAAAATCACGAAGACGGAAGCGCCTTCGAACAGGAGTATGGTGAACTGGTACTGGCAACGGGGGCCCGCTCCATCATCCCCGCCATCCCGGGCATTGAACTGCCCGGGGTCTTCCCGCTAAAGGAATTCCAGAACGGTATCGACCTGAAGGCTTTTTTGGAAAACCGGAAACCGCAAAAGGCCGTGATCATCGGCGGCGGCTACATCGGGGTCGAAATGGCGGAGTCTTTCCGGGGCGCAGGTCTGGAGGTCGCCCTGGTAGAGGCGATGCCCCGCGTCATGTCCATCATGGATGACGACATGAGCCTGCTTGCGGATCGAGAGCTGCGGGCAAACGGCGTCGAGGTAATTCTCGGCCGTAAGGTCGTAGGCCTGGAGGGCGACCAGCAGGTGCGGGCGGTGAGGCTCGATGACGGCAGCTTTGTTGCCGCGGACTGCGTGCTTCTTAGCATCGGAGTAACGCCCAACAGCGATATCGCGGTTGAGGCGGGCCTCGAACTGGGACCCCGCGGCGCGATCAAGATTGACCGCTATCAGCGGACCTCCACCCCGCATATCTTCAGTGCCGGCGATTGCTGCACCGTTTACCATCGCCTGCTGCACCAGGATGTTTACATTCCCCTGGGATTGACGGCAAACCGCCAGGGCAAGCTGTGCGGCGAAAACATTGTTTTACAGACAAGGGGAGAGAAACTGAGACAGTTTCCGGGGGTAATCGGAACTGCCGTCACCCGCATCTTCGGTCTGGAGATTGCCAAGACCGGCATCGGTCAGATGGAGCTCGATCGCTATGACCTGAAACATATCAGCTCCGTGATGATCAAGGCAACAACCTTGCCGGCCTATTTCCCCGGCTCTACGGATATCTGGGTAAAGCTTTTCTTTGAGGAAGACTCGCGGGTGATTGTGGGAGGCCAGATTGTCGGCGGCCCGGGCTCTGCGCTGAGGATTAATACGGTCGTTGCCGCAGCCACCCAGGGGATGCGGATGGATGAGCTCTACACCCTCGATGCCGCCTATGCGCCGCCCATCTCGCCGGTGTGGGATCCGCTGCTCATCGCCGCCAGACGCGGCATGAAATAGCCATAAATGACGAAAACTCTGACATTGTCAGGCGCCTGCTCGCGGAAAAGATATAAAAAACCGGGACTGTCCGGGGGGGACAAACGGCAGACAACCGAAAGAAAGCGCCGCCGGGGCAAGGCGGTTGAATGTTCAGAAAACTCCCTCGCCGATCTCGCCCACTTCGGCACATGCGGTATAGATCATGGCCGCCTTCAGCTCATTTTGCATCTGCTCCAGGGTCAGCCGGACGCCGGCTGCGCCAGCGCCCACCGCGCCGATGGCAAGCGGTCTGCCCACCAGCACGGCATGCGCGCCCAGGGCCAGCATCTTGAGGACGTCCACGCCCCTGCGCACTCCCCCATCGGCCAGCACGACCATGTCGCGGCGCACAGCCCGGGCAATCTGCGGCAAAACCTCGGCGGTTCCGGGGGTGTGATCAAGCACCCGCCCGCCGTGGTTGGAAACGACAATGGCCGCAACCCCTGCCTCGCGCGCGACCAGGGCGTCCTCCACGCACATTATCCCCTTCAGAATCAGCGGCAGGGTCGTGCTTTGCACCAATTCCTTCAGTTGCGCCACCGTCTTCGGCTGCACCGGCTGGCCCGCCGCCCGCATGGGCAGGATGCCGGCGGCATCCACGTCTATTCCCACGGCAACACAACCCGCTGCCTCCGCCTGACGAATGTGGGCGATAATATTGGCCTGGTCGCGCGGCTTGGCAATGGGAATGCCCCACCCCTCGTGGGCCTGAATGACGCTCAAACCAGTGGCATAGAGCTGGGGGTCAGGCCCGTCGCCGGTCATCGCCAGCGTTCCGACCTGCTTCGCGCCGGCGATAAAGGCGGTGTCCAGCTCCTCTTCGCTGATGATTCCCTGAAAATTCATCCGGGCGCCTGCTACAGCCGCCCCCAGGATCGGCATGGACAGCCTTTGCCCAAAGAGCGTCAGCGCCGTCTTTGGCTCGCCGGCTGCATGGATCACCCGCATCTTGACGCGCAGGGCGGCCAGGGCATTGTAGTTATTGATGAAAGATGCGCCGCTGTCGGCCCCTCCAATGCCGGGAAATTCACCGGCGCAGGCCACGCCGTTGCACTCGCGGCAGACGCGGCAGATGCCATTAAAACGTTTTTTGGCTTCCTGACGTACCTCTTTGATGTTCATTTATTAACATCCTCTCTCTCGCGAACGAGCACTGCCGATTATCTCCCTAATGCTAAAAAGGAAATTACTGAACAATTTTTTACGGCGGCAAGTATATAAAGCGCACTCTGGCGTGTCAATGGGATTATCGCAGATGAAGCAGCCCTTGCGAACCGGACAGCCAAATTGTGCACTGGTTGCTTTCCTCTGCTGTTACGGTGTGTTTCAATTGCTCCGGCGATGACGAAAGAAGCCCAGGCCGAAAACGGCGCGAGTCCGCCCTTGCTTTTGCCCGGTTCTTGTGTAAATACTGCCGCGCTTTGGCAGTAAGCGGCAGGGGGGACTTTTCATCGCCAAACTTCACACTGCCCGGCATAAACAGGGCGCGCGAGTGTCCACGCCCCTTAATTTTTACGGGCTAAAACCGGAGACGATAAAGGAGTCGGATATGTTCGAAAAGCATAGCGAAAGCGGCTATCATCCCGCCATAAAGGGGATCGACCTGAAAACGCTGGTTTACGGAGAAAAAACCCTGATGGCGAAATTCCGCTTGCAAAAGGGCAGCATTTTGCCGCGCCACGCCCATCCCCATGAGCAGACAGGGTATCTTGTGAAGGGCCGCATTCGTTTTACGATTGGCGCGGAAGAGTGCGAAGCGCAGGCAGGCGACACCTGGTGCATCCCGGGAGGCGTTGAACATGGAGCGGAAATCATTGAGGATTCCGTAGTAATTGAGGTATTCTCACCCGTCAGAGAGGACTATCTGCCCAAGAAAACAGCAAACGGAAAGGAATAATTCATGGATATCGACAAGAAAAAGTGCGTCGGCTGCGGCAATTGCCACGTCGTCTGCACGATGGGGGCAATCTCCTTAGACGCGGACGGCCGCTCCGTCGTGAATCAGGAGGAGTGCGTGGAGTGCGGTACCTGCCACCGGGTTCTCCGCAACGAGGGCTACCCTCCCTGGTTCGTCCGCGCCATCCGCAAGGCGCTCGCCCCGCTGAAACTCGGCTACCTGGCTGATGCGGACATCTGTCCCACCGGCGCCCTCACCCCTCCGGAGCTTGCCATGCCGAGGCTCCTGCGCGCCCAGTTCAGCAACCCCACCGTCGTCCATCCGGGAACCGGAGTGCCGGGACGGGGAACCGACGAGATCAAGAGCAACGACGTAACCGGACGGCTTTGTCACGGCGAGGCAGGCCTCGTCGTAGAGGTCGGCCGCCCGGGGATCGGCGCCCGTTTCCGGGACGTGGAGAGGGTAGCCATGGCTTTGGCGCCTCTGTCTCCCCACTTCGAACACGAAAACCCCGTCACCCTGCTGATGGAAGACACCCGTACGGGAAAGATGCGGCCGGATATCCTCGCGGAAAAGGTGCTTTCGGCGATCATTGAGTTAAAGACCGAGCTGGAGAAAATTCCTGTTTTTCTGGAAGTC is a window of Syntrophobacterales bacterium DNA encoding:
- a CDS encoding (Fe-S)-binding protein, which produces MKDLKELQKIGQYADQCMKCGFCSFFCPVYQEERMEMGVARGKNYLVKQVLAGKQEFTEELGNIIGKCLLCKRCVAMCPAKTQIDRVVVGARAQMVREKGLGFAKNFVFRKIMSNRKAFGNYLRLAKSFQWLLPKTEGSIRHLPDFLKALGQGRNIPAIADKFLRDLVKPVYKPQNGQTAKMKVGFFMGCAMDFVYPELGLKIIDFLTKNGIEVVVPESQNCCGAAIYFSGDFETGRMLAEKNIAAFKDVDYVVTGCATCSSTLKDYQKYLPDTEDQKKRYEAFEKKVKDSTEFIVDVMKMPLQELKLKKEFAGKTATWHDPCHLVRYQNIKDQPRMILKALNGLKYVEMPNADMCCGMGGSFSVYHYDLTKKIADKKMDGIKTTGADIVVTACPGCMINLIDNTLRHKMPQKVHHFLELVE
- a CDS encoding AMP-binding protein; its protein translation is MKNGHWLTAKDVVRVNALKFPNKIGIKDLYKAYTFKQWDERSCRLANALADMGMKKGDRFAVLAYNCVEWMEFYAAAAKGGFMCVPLMFRLAPADMEYITNHCEAKVFIVQGGKDGADGKEFPWINQINAMKKNLPTVAKYVSFALDNEKYDGFVSYEEALAKASPEEPATVVDAEDPWVIMYTGGTTGRPKGVVKTHANLFAEYFIQIFDHQFNSDDCNLLVMPCCHVNSLFYSFVATWVGGTVMAYNMVSFNPENLLKTFSEHKVTFTSLVPTHYIMMLALPDDVKKKYDLTSVKKLLISSAPARRDTKLGVLKMFPNSELNEAYGSTEAGIVTVLKPHEQLTKLGSCGREAIGTDYIRFYDEEGNLITKRGPDAVGELYSRSPMIFEEYWKEPEKTKAAMKGEYFSAGDMGYRDEEGYIYLVDRKANMIISGGENIFPSEVENCVGSLEKVKDVAVIGVPHEKWGEQVMAVVVLHEGQTATPEEIISHCKGKIAGFKVPKRVVLIKDEEMPRSGAGKILHRILREQFGKWSDHQ
- a CDS encoding SDR family oxidoreductase, with translation MEGVKFDLTGKAAIVTGGGKGIGRAIALELAASGAAVTIAARHQQEIEAVAEEINQRGGKAIAVVTDLTVNEQLETMVQKTLDTFGRIDILVNNAARSFLRGLLEMREDGWDKVFDTNVKAAWLLSRLVARTMAEKKSGQIINITTVGAEKAEPGMGAYCCSKAALKMLTRCMALEWAASGIRVNAVGPTLTRTEFSKPIWSNPGLAQMVAAKIPMGRLAEPDDIVGAVLFLASGAANFITGQSIYVDGGALTV
- a CDS encoding 2-dehydropantoate 2-reductase codes for the protein MDDFRIAVVGIGATGAVLAAALLKTDPETMLVSPRKGLGDKLRKDGIRISGELEYHVPVRYFFDNIEKCKDRNPNLIFVATKTFHLPQVLKELKGVFKEGTKIVSTHNGLGTEDLIAEAFGAKAAFRMSLNYGVSLKGPGEVEMAFFNRPNPLGALIPENREAGLRIAQMLSAGGLDTEFVDDIKLHVWKKMIMKCTMASICAVTDKTIKEALSFSPTREIADACFAEVLAVAKAKGYDLGADYLTQALAYLEKVGVHKDSMCVDIANKTRTEIDFLGGKVVEYGRETGVPTPCYATMANLVRTMEDKYLEKRPFRL
- a CDS encoding hemolysin III family protein; translated protein: MALNIDISHYTPREEVANSITHGIGIVFGIGALVIMDVFAALFGDAWHVVSCSIFGATLIILYTASTLYHSIPLPKPKMLFRIIDHSAIFLLIAGTYTPFTLVSLRGPWGWSLFGAVWGIALLGVVFQVFLLRRWPLFSVGLYVGMGLIILIAIKPLLAALSPTGLQLLVAGGAAYIVGLIFYGWNRLPYSHAVWHIFVLAGSALHFLAVLFYVIPLAS
- a CDS encoding response regulator: MLVVDDEEVIREGIRRILEAEGYQVQTAASGQAAGEKIQTKLNVHNLLQRQRYFYRKLSRGNSQDRFDRSP
- a CDS encoding FAD-dependent oxidoreductase; its protein translation is MKPIVIVGAVAAGMSAASVIKRELPDLEVIVFGRETYISYGACGAPYYISGQIRNHEDLIALAPEDAIYKRGINLKTNHEVLSINREAQTVAVKNHEDGSAFEQEYGELVLATGARSIIPAIPGIELPGVFPLKEFQNGIDLKAFLENRKPQKAVIIGGGYIGVEMAESFRGAGLEVALVEAMPRVMSIMDDDMSLLADRELRANGVEVILGRKVVGLEGDQQVRAVRLDDGSFVAADCVLLSIGVTPNSDIAVEAGLELGPRGAIKIDRYQRTSTPHIFSAGDCCTVYHRLLHQDVYIPLGLTANRQGKLCGENIVLQTRGEKLRQFPGVIGTAVTRIFGLEIAKTGIGQMELDRYDLKHISSVMIKATTLPAYFPGSTDIWVKLFFEEDSRVIVGGQIVGGPGSALRINTVVAAATQGMRMDELYTLDAAYAPPISPVWDPLLIAARRGMK
- a CDS encoding alpha-hydroxy-acid oxidizing protein; amino-acid sequence: MNIKEVRQEAKKRFNGICRVCRECNGVACAGEFPGIGGADSGASFINNYNALAALRVKMRVIHAAGEPKTALTLFGQRLSMPILGAAVAGARMNFQGIISEEELDTAFIAGAKQVGTLAMTGDGPDPQLYATGLSVIQAHEGWGIPIAKPRDQANIIAHIRQAEAAGCVAVGIDVDAAGILPMRAAGQPVQPKTVAQLKELVQSTTLPLILKGIMCVEDALVAREAGVAAIVVSNHGGRVLDHTPGTAEVLPQIARAVRRDMVVLADGGVRRGVDVLKMLALGAHAVLVGRPLAIGAVGAGAAGVRLTLEQMQNELKAAMIYTACAEVGEIGEGVF
- a CDS encoding cupin domain-containing protein, whose product is MFEKHSESGYHPAIKGIDLKTLVYGEKTLMAKFRLQKGSILPRHAHPHEQTGYLVKGRIRFTIGAEECEAQAGDTWCIPGGVEHGAEIIEDSVVIEVFSPVREDYLPKKTANGKE
- a CDS encoding 4Fe-4S binding protein, whose translation is MDIDKKKCVGCGNCHVVCTMGAISLDADGRSVVNQEECVECGTCHRVLRNEGYPPWFVRAIRKALAPLKLGYLADADICPTGALTPPELAMPRLLRAQFSNPTVVHPGTGVPGRGTDEIKSNDVTGRLCHGEAGLVVEVGRPGIGARFRDVERVAMALAPLSPHFEHENPVTLLMEDTRTGKMRPDILAEKVLSAIIELKTELEKIPVFLEVLEKVQREIDTVISVGVASRCLADGTIPHEKWVKMAGYRLSPNGKTNLGLGRPLFKEATT